The following are from one region of the Myotis daubentonii chromosome 2, mMyoDau2.1, whole genome shotgun sequence genome:
- the LOC132226111 gene encoding ADP-ribosylation factor-like protein 2-binding protein: MDAKFQALQRNFMDKDYQEFEDTEENKLTCMSIANDYLSLEEKYINPLINLLERIPGFNMAAFTATFKHHKDEVADDIFDMLLTFRDFLAFKEMFLDYGAEKEG; this comes from the coding sequence ATGGATGCCAAGTTCCAGGCCCTGCAGAGAAATTTCATGGACAAGGACTACCAGGAGTTTGAAGACACAGAAGAGAATAAACTCACCTGCATGTCAATTGCTAATGACTACCtttctttggaagaaaaatatattaatccTCTCATTAATCTGCTGGAGAGGATTCCTGGATTCAACATGGCAGCCTTCACAGCAACATTTAAGCACCATAAAGATGAAGTGGCTGATGACATATTTGACATGCTGCTCACATTTAGGGACTTTCTGGCATTTAAAGAGATGTTTCTGGACTATGGAGCAGAAAAAGAAGGCTGA
- the LOC132227631 gene encoding keratin, type II cytoskeletal 2 oral-like yields MNKQVCKKSFSGGSQGFSGRSAVVSGGSSRMSCVARSGGASGGACGFRSGAGGFGSRSLYNLGGNKSISISVAGGSRTGGFGGGRSSCGSGFGGGFGGGRGMGGGFGGAGGFGGASGFGGAGGFGGAGGFGGAGGFGGAGGFGGPGGFGGPGGFGPGGFPGGIQEVTVNQSLLQPLNVEIDPQIGQVKAQEREQIKTLNNKFASFIDKVRFLEQQNKVLETKWNLLQQQTTGSGSGPNNLEPFFESYISFLRRQLDLALGERGNLEGELKNMQVLVEDFKKKYEDEINKRTAAENEFVGLKKDVDGAYMNKVELQAKVDSLTDELNFLRTLYEMELSQMQSHVSDTSVVLSMDNNRCLDLDSIIAEVKAQYEEIAQRSKAEAEALYQTKLGELQTTAGRHGDDLKSTKSEIMELNRMIQRLRAEIENVKKQHANLQAAIAEAEQRGEMALKDASAKLEGLKAALQKAKDDMARLLREYQELMNVKLALDVEIATYRKLLEGEECRMSGECQSAVSISVVSNVTSTSGSSGGSRGGFGGVSGSSSGGYRGNSSSRGSSGGHRGVSGGNSSGYGGISGGSTRGFQNGGTGSYQSGSGTSTEGYQSGTSTRGYQSGSGTSIGGYQSGSGTSTGGYQSGSAGSRLSGGGSSSVSQSGIGSSSGGIQTTGGSGYKSGGGGSTNIRFSQTPSSSQHSSK; encoded by the exons ATGAACAAACAAGTCTGCAAGAAATCCTTCAGCGGCGGGAGCCAGGGCTTCTCTGGCCGCTCTGCTGTGGTCtccggcggcagcagcaggatgAGCTGTGTGGCCCGTTCAGGGGGAGCCAGTGGAGGAGCCTGTGGGTTCCGGAGCGGGGCAGGTGGCTTTGGCAGTCGCAGCCTCTACAACCTGGGTGGCAACAAGAGCATCTCCATCAGTGTGGCTGGTGGTTCCCGGACTGGTGGCTTTGGGGGAGGGCGTAGCAGCTGTGGCAGTGGCTTTGGAGGTGGCTTTGGTGGTGGCAGAGGAATGGGAGGTGGCTTTGGAGGAGCTGGTGGCTTTGGAGGGGCTAGTGGTTTTGGAGGGGCTGGTGGCTTTGGAGGAGCTGGTGGCTTTGGAGGAGCTGGTGGCTTTGGTGGAGCTGGTGGCTTTGGTGGCCCTGGTGGCTTTGGTGGTCCTGGTGGTTTTGGCCCTGGTGGCTTTCCTGGGGGAATCCAGGAAGTGACTGTCAACCAGAGCCTTCTGCAGCCCCTCAATGTGGAGATCGACCCTCAGATTGGGCAGGTCAAGGCCCAGGAGCGGGAGCAGATCAAGACCCTCAACAACAAGTTTGCCTCCTTTATCGACAAG GTGCGGTTCCTGGAACAGCAGAACAAGGTCCTGGAAACCAAATGGAATCTGCTCCAGCAGCAGACCACAGGCTCCGGTTCGGGCCCCAACAACCTGGAGCCTTTCTTCGAATCCTACATCAGCTTCCTGCGCAGGCAGCTGGACTTGGctctgggggagagagggaaccTGGAAGGAGAGCTGAAGAACATGCAGGTCCTGGTGGAAGACTTCAAAAAGAA GTATGAAGATGAGATCAATAAACGCACTGCGGCCGAGAATGAGTTTGTGGGACTCAAGAAG gaTGTGGATGGGGCCTACATGAACAAGGTGGAGCTGCAGGCCAAGGTCGACAGCCTGACGGATGAGCTCAACTTCTTGAGGACCCTCTATGAGATG GAGCTGTCCCAGATGCAGAGTCATGTGAGTGACACATCTGTGGTCCTGTCCATGGACAACAACCGCTGCCTGGACCTGGACAGCATCATCGCTGAGGTCAAGGCCCAGTATGAGGAGATTGCCCAGAGGAGcaaggctgaggctgaggccctgtaccagaccaag CTTGGAGAGCTGCAGACCACAGCCGGCAGACACGGGGATGACCTGAAGAGCACCAAGAGTGAGATCATGGAGCTCAACAGAATGATCCAGAGGCTGCGGGCCGAGATTGAAAATGTCAAGAAACAG CATGCCAACCTTCAGGCAGCCATTGCTGAAGCTGAGCAGCGTGGGGAAATGGCCCTCAAAGACGCCAGTGCCAAGCTTGAAGGCTTAAAGGCTGCCCTACAGAAGGCCAAGGATGACATGGCCCGGCTGCTGCGTGAGTACCAGGAGTTGATGAATGTCAAGCTGGCCCTGGATGTGGAGATCGCCACCTACCGCAAGCTGCTGGAGGGCGAGGAGTGCAG GATGTCTGGAGAGTGTCAGAGTGCTGTGAGCATTT CGGTGGTCAGCAATGTCACCAGCACAAGCGGCAGCTCTGGTGGAAGCCGTGGCGGCTTTGGAGGggtcagtggcagcagcagtggtggctacagaggcaacagcagcagcagaggcagcagtggTGGCCACAGAGGAGTAAGCGGTGGCAACAGTAGTGGTTATGGTGGCATTAGCGGCGGCAGCACCAGGGGGTTCCAGAACGGTGGCACTGGGAGCTACCAGAGTGGCAGTGGCACCAGCACCGAAGGCTACCAGAGCGGCACCAGCACCAGAGGCTACCAGAGCGGCAGTGGCACCAGCATCGGAGGCTACCAGAGCGGCAGTGGCACCAGCACCGGAGGCTACCAGAGCGGCAGTGCTGGGAGCAGGCTCAGCGGTGGAGGCAGCAGCTCTGTGAGCCAGAGCGGAATTGGCTCCAGCTCTGGTGGCATCCAGACCACTGGAGGCAGTGGCTACAAGTCTGGCGGTGGAGGCAGCACCAATATCCGCTTCTCTCAGACCCCCAGCTCAAGCCAGCACAGCTCCAAGTGA
- the KRT3 gene encoding keratin, type II cytoskeletal 3, which produces MNRQVCKKSFSGGSQGFSGRSAVVSGGSSRMSCVARSGGASGGACGFRSGAGGFGSRSLYNLGGNKSISISVAGGSRTGGFGGGRSSCGSGYGGGFGGGRGMGGGFGGAGGFGGVGGFGGAGGFGGAGGFGGAGGFGGAGGFGGAGGFGGVGGFGGPGGFGPGSFPGGIQEVTVNQSLLQPLNVEIDPQIGQVKAQEREQIKTLNNKFASFIDKVRFLEQQNKVLETKWNLLQQQGTNSITGTNNLEPLFENYISSQRSYLDSILGERGRLDSELRNMQDLVEDFKKKYEDEINKRTAAENEFVTLKKDVDVTYMNKVELQAKVDALMDEVNFLRTLYDMELSQMQSHVSDTSVVLSMDNNRCLDLDSIIAEVKAQYEEIAQRSKAEAEALYQTKLGELQTTAGRHGDDLKSTKSEIMELNRMIQRLRAEIENVKKQNANLQSAISEAEQRGEMALKDANAKLQELQAALQQAKDDMARLLRDYQELMNVKLALDVEIATYRKLLEGEECRMSGECQNAVSISVVSSSNTTSASAGGFGGGFGVGGGAGSGFSGSSGFGSGSGFGGGSGFGGGSGFGGGSSFGSGSGGRCGVSGGGFSSGSNRGGSVKFSQSSQRCSK; this is translated from the exons ATGAACAGACAAGTCTGCAAGAAATCCTTCAGCGGCGGGAGCCAGGGCTTCTCTGGCCGCTCTGCTGTGGTCtccggcggcagcagcaggatgAGCTGTGTGGCCCGTTCAGGGGGAGCCAGTGGAGGAGCCTGTGGGTTCCGGAGCGGGGCAGGTGGCTTTGGCAGTCGCAGCCTCTACAACCTGGGTGGCAACAAGAGCATCTCCATCAGTGTGGCTGGTGGTTCCCGGACTGGTGGCTTTGGGGGAGGGCGTAGCAGCTGTGGCAGTGGCTATGGAGGTGGCTTTGGTGGTGGCAGAGGAATGGGAGGTGGCTTTGGAGGGGCTGGTGGTTTTGGAGGGGTTGGTGGCTTTGGAGGGGCTGGTGGCTTTGGAGGAGCTGGTGGCTTTGGTGGAGCTGGTGGCTTTGGAGGAGCTGGTGGCTTTGGAGGAGCTGGTGGTTTTGGAGGGGTTGGTGGCTTTGGTGGGCCTGGTGGTTTTGGCCCTGGTAGCTTTCCTGGGGGAATCCAGGAAGTGACTGTCAACCAGAGCCTTCTGCAGCCCCTCAATGTGGAGATCGACCCTCAGATTGGGCAGGTCAAGGCCCAGGAGCGGGAGCAGATCAAGACCCTCAACAACAAGTTTGCCTCCTTTATCGACAAG GTACGGTTCCTGGAGCAACAGAACAAGGTTCTGGAGACCAAGTGGAACTTGCTCCAACAGCAGGGCACCAATTCCATCACAGGCACCAACAACCTTGAACCCCTTTTTGAGAACTATATCAGCTCCCAGAGAAGCTACCTGGACAGCATCCTGGGAGAGAGAGGCCGCCTGGACTCAGAGCTAAGGAACATGCAGGACCTGGTGGAGGACTTCAAGAAGAA ATATGAGGATGAAATCAATAAGCGTACAGCTGCTGAGAATGAATTTGTGACCCTAAAGAAG gatgTGGATGTCACCTACATGAACAAGGTAGAGCTTCAGGCCAAAGTGGATGCCTTAATGGATGAGGTCAACTTCCTAAGGACCCTCTATGATATG GAGCTGTCCCAGATGCAGAGCCACGTCAGTGACACTTCTGTGGTCCTGTCCATGGACAACAACCGCTGCCTGGACCTGGACAGCATCATTGCTGAAGTCAAGGCCCAGTATGAGGAGATTGCCCAGAGGAGCAAGGCCGAGGCTGAGGCCCTgtaccagaccaag TTGGGAGAGCTGCAGACCACAGCCGGCAGACACGGGGATGACCTGAAGAGCACCAAGAGTGAGATCATGGAGCTCAACAGGATGATCCAGAGGCTGCGGGCCGAGATTGAGAACGTTAAGAAGCAG AATGCCAACCTTCAGTCAGCAATCTCGGAAGCTGAGCAGCGTGGGGAAATGGCTCTCAAGGATGCCAATGCCAAGCTTCAAGAGCTGCAGGCTGCCTTACAGCAGGCCAAGGATGACATGGCCCGGCTGCTGCGTGACTACCAGGAGTTGATGAATGTCAAGCTGGCCCTGGACGTGGAGATTGCCACCTACCGCAAGCTGCTGGAGGGCGAGGAGTGCAG GATGTCTGGAGAGTGCCAGAATGCTGTCAGCATCT CCGTGGTCAGCAGCAGCAACACGACCTCGGCCTCTGCAGGCGGTTTTGGCGGTGGCTTCGGTGTAGGCGGGGGAGCAGGCAGTGGATTCAGCGGAAGCAGTGGCTTTGGAAGTGGCAGTGGATTCGGAGGAGGCAGTGGATTCGGTGGAGGCAGTGGCTTTGGAGGCGGCAGCAGCTTTGGCTCTGGCTCCGGGGGTCGCTGTGGGGTCAGTGGAGGAGGTTTCAGCTCTGGCAGCAACCGGGGTGGCAGCGTCAAGTTCTCCCAGTCCTCCCAGCGCTGCTCCAAATAA